A single Anopheles arabiensis isolate DONGOLA chromosome X, AaraD3, whole genome shotgun sequence DNA region contains:
- the LOC120906475 gene encoding protein obstructor-E-like: MLKRARLSLPVLLAVVLAVCSAADEPEDYFEFTCPKPDGQFEDPYQCDKYYECNDGRVKEQLCPDGLVFNPASKLVNKCDQVFNVDCGDRKELQPPRPIGVCPRQNGFFPHPDSSICNIFYNCINGRELEMTCVAGLHFYEPTGTCVWPDMANRQGCGSNANKKLNDGFQCPKNAQKMDKNGQIITHPNYPHPDDCQRFYICLNGIEPRQGTCDQGMVYNEDLQRCDDPENVPGCEDWYNSSEADRDA, from the exons ATGCTCAAGCGCGCTCGTCTCAGCCTGCCGGTCCTGCTGGCCGTCGTGCTAGCTGTTTGCT CTGCGGCGGACGAACCGGAAGACTACTTCGAGTTTACCTGCCCGAAACCGGACGGCCAGTTCGAGGACCCGTACCAGTGCGACAAGTACTACGAGTGCAACGATGGGCGCGTGAAGGAGCAGCTCTGCCCGGACGGGCTCGTCTTCAACCCGGCCAGCAAGCTGGTCAACAAGTGCGACCAGGTGTTCAACGTGGACTGCGGCGACCGGAAGGAGCTGC AGCCGCCGAGACCGATCGGCGTGTGCCCGCGCCAGAACGGCTTCTTCCCGCATCCGGACTCGTCGATCTGCAACATCTTCTACAACTGCATCAATGGGCGCGAGCTCGAGATGACATGTGTGGCCGGGCTGCACTTTTACGAACCGACAGGGACGTGCGTGTGGCCGGACATGGCCAACCGGCAGGGATGTGGCAGTAACGCCAACA AGAAACTCAACGACGGCTTCCAGTGTCCTAAGAATGCGCAAAAGATGGACAAGAACGGGCAGATCATCACGCACCCGAACTATCCGCATCCGGATGACTGTCAGCGGTTCTACATCTGCCTGAACGGCATCGAGCCGCGCCAGGGCACGTGCGATCAGGGCATGGTGTACAACGAGGATCTGCAGCGCTGCGACGATCCGGAGAACGTGCCTGGGTG TGAGGATTGGTACAACAGCTCCGAGGCGGATCGGGATGCGTGA